The genomic DNA CAGTGTCGTTTTCCCCGCATCCGGGTGAGAAATAATCGCAAACGTGCGCCGTTTGTCGACTTCCTGTTGAAGAATATCCAGTGTTTTACTCATTTCACATATCCCTTCATGATCAAATCCATTGCGTTCCTGCTCAAGCTATTCATAAAAAGGCCATGATGCACGCCTATTAACGTAAATTCATCGGTGCTAGCGGTTTCATTACCGTTAGATCCAGTATTCGGCGTACTCCGTTACCATATTCATTATAAATACGATCTATTTACATGTTTTAGCCTGCCTTTAACGTATAATCAGTTGCAAACTGAAAACCTGAGACTAAGTTATTATAGCATACTCCGAACGCAAAGCATCCCCTTACATCCTGAACAGGACGTAGGGGGATGCTGAACAATTATCAGGATTACTGAGTACCGCCTACCCGCCAGATGACATTGTCTTCATCCTGGCCGCTGACCGGCCACCATTTGAAGCCATCTTGCTCCAGCAGCTTATGAGCGCCTTCCGGTCCCCATGAGCCTGCAGCATAGGTTTCCAGCGTATCAGGGGCTTGTTGCCATGCTTTGGCGATCCGATCCACGAATCTCCATGCTGTCGCAACCTCATCCCAACGCGTAAAGTACGTAGAGTCCCCCTCAATCGCGTCCATCAACAACCGTTCATAAGCCTCCGGTGAGTTGATGCCGACCATACAGCTTTGGCAGAAATCCATAGCCAGCGGCTCAATATCCGATTCCGAACCCGGCTTCTTGGCATTAATCTTGATGTAAATACCCTCCATCGGATTCACCCGGATCACGAGCAAGTTCGGTTCCAGCTTATGCTTTTGACCCAGATATACGTTCGTAGGCATACTCTTAAATTCCACAACGATTTCGGTTGTCTTTACAGGAAGACGTTTGCCGGTACGAATGTAGAAAGGAACCCCTGCCCAACGGAAATTATCCACAAATACGCGTGAAGCAAAATAAGTCTCTGTGCTCGACTGTGGATCAACCTTGTCCTCTTCACGATACCCCGGCAAATGCTGACCGCGATAGCTTCCCTCTGTGTATTGACCGCGTACCACATTAGTCAGCACATCCTCTGCGGATTCAAAAGGACGCAGCGAACGCAGCACTTTTACCTTTTCATCACGGATATCCTCAGGGAGCAATCGACTCGGTGGTTCCATTGCAATCATCGTCAGCATTTGCAGCATGTGGTTTTGTCCCATATCCCGCAGAGCGCCGGAATGATCGTAATAACCTCCGCGTTCCTCTACGCCCACGGTTTCACTAAGCGTAATTTGCACATTGGAAATATGCTTGTTATTCCATAGCGGCTCAAAGAAGGCGTTTGCGAAGCGGATCACTTCGATATTTTGCACCATTTCCTTACCAAGATAGTGGTCAATCCGATAAATTTCTTCCTCTTCAAATACTTCGCGTATTTCAACATTCAGCTCTTGCGCAGATTCCAGGTTATAACCGAACGGCTTCTCAATGACAAGACGATTCCAGCCCTTGCCGTCCATCATCCCGCCTTCTTTGAGGCTCTTCGATACGCTTCCAAACAGTTCAGGGGCCAAAGCCAAATAGAACAAACGGTTCCCCGGAATACTGAATTTCGTCTCTATGATCTCTGTCTGCTGTCTGAGTTCATGAAACCCTTCGACATTGTTGATATCCAGTGATTTATATTCAAAATGCTCGGCAAATGCCTGCCATTCTTGATCGTTCTCTGCCTTGTAACGGCTAAACTCCTGTATCGAAGTGTATAGGTCATTACGGAATTCTTCCTCTGTGCGAGGGCGTCTCGCTACGCCAATAACGGCAAAATCTTCACCAAGCTTCCCTTCGCGGTACAAGCTGTAGATCGCAGGAAAAAGCTTGCGGCGGGCCAAATCGCCCGTAGCACCAAAAATAAATAACACAGCGCCTTGCGCCACAACAGATTCATTATTAGTTATGTCAGCCATGAAGTACCTCATTCTTCCCATGACAAGATTCCGCTTCCACAACCCTCGAAATCTGCATGTAGTATTGTGTATATTTATACAAGATCATACTTGATTTTCGACAAACATGGAACTGAAGATTTGATGACATTTTAGCATATTCAGCATGGATAAGCTATCCGATGAATCATAAATTTACCTTATAAGTCAGTATTCTATCGTAATCAGCGGAAAACCGATCGTAATACGAGTATCCTGATGCTCCTCATCTTCATGCACAGCCATCTGCATATGTACCTGATGCTCACCACTTTGAACTGCCAGGGGCAGCTTCGGTGCTTCATAGGATACAGCCACCGTCGTCGCGTCTGTATATCTTTCTTTTGCCTTCATGGACAAGCTTCCTGTTAAACGTGTCTCTGTCAGCTTCATCAGTTGGTCCACGGGCTCATTTGATTTCAGCGAATGCTGAATAGACGTATTCCATACTGCTTGTACTCCCACAGCCGCCAATTGTTCAGCACAAAGCTCATGCAGCCGGATTAACTGCTCACGTCCTGCATTGCTACTCTCCAGTTGAACGACCGTATACCATTGACCAGCTAGCTGCTCCATCACGTTTAAGCGGATTTTCAGCTCTCCGCTTCTGCCAACAGACCGATACACCGTATGTCCATTTTCCTCAACCTTGCTTACGGCGGGAATATTCAGTTGATCGGCTATCCGGGCCGCCATGGCAGCCGGATCATCACCGTAAGAAGTCCAATCACCTTGCCATTTCACAACCAGCTTATCCAGTGTACCAGGAGCCTGATCCGAGACGGCCAATACAGAGCGCAAGTCTGTTTCTGGCTTAAGGGAATCATATCCAGTCGCTTGAAGCGCCCCGTAACGCCAGCCTACCAGTAACAGCAACGTTCCGAATACCGCGATAGCGACAATCCCTTTTTGGATGACCTTTGCTTTTAACATCATGTTTCCTCCCGCTCCACAAGCATCCGATTCCTGCAGGCACATTCTGGATGTTTATTTCGGCTGGCTTGGATTCTATCAATCTATCAATAGCTTTCCCGTTGCAAGAGGTTTTATACATGCAAGAAGCAAAAGCACATCTTTTAAAAATATTCGTTCACCTGTTGGGTGTTCGACCATACATGATAGGCACCGTGAGAATAGACTATGATCACAACGTATCTTTTTCAGAAAGAGGTGAAATCATGTTTCCCATATATCCTGTAAATGAAGCTAATGTGGCACCTCACGGTGGACGTCTGGTCTGTGCTGTTCTTCATGACGGTACACGCCATGTTGGTATTCTCAGCGGGTGTGGCAAAGGCAAGCTAATGCTGAACGGGTATCCATCCCCCTTTTCTAACAGTCTCTATGCCGAAAACTTTAATAACAAGGGAAAACAAGAAGCCAAGAAGATATCCTCCAAAAAGCAAAAACGAAACTCTAAAAACAAAGCACGCTCCTCTGCCAAAATAAGCAGCTCAATCAAACGTCCCCGGGAGTCGCTAGCTCCCTATGACACAGGTAGATTTGCTGGAAATGGTGGACTGGGCTATGGCGGCAGATATGGATACGGGGCCGGACTTGCGCTTGATTTGGCTTTAATCGCCTTTTTGTTCCTACTTATTTAAATACCGTTTTAAGGTTCGAAAAAAACCGGAGAGCTACCACAAGTCTCCGGTTCGTTGTATTCAAAATGGCACCATTCTGTTGTATCTCATAGTATCAGTCCGTTTTGCGCGTTACTCTGCTAATCCGTTTTTGTAGGCATAGATTGCCGCCTGTGTGCGGTCCTCCACTCCCAGCTTGGCGAGAAGATTGGTGACATGGAATTTCACTGTCTTAATCCCTATGATCAACTCATCCGCAATATCCTGATTGGATTTACCTTGTGCTAACAGCCGAAGCACTTCCATTTCACGATCCGTCAGTTCCGCATGCGCAGGCGCTTCAGCCTGTGGCTGGCGAAATCGGTTCATCATCTTGGAAGCAACCTGTGATTCCAGCACGGATTGTCCGCGTGCCGCTGCACGGATCGCATCCGCAACCTCGGATGCGCGGGAGGTTTTGAGCAGATAGCTGAACGCGCCCGCTTCAATAACTGGATACATTTTCTCATCGTCCAAATAACTCGTCAGTACGATGACCTTCGTCTCTGGAAGCAGGCGTGTCACTTGGCGAGTCGTCTCGATTCCATCCATGCCGTCCATAACCAGATCCATTAAAATCACGTCCGGCTTGTATTCCGTAGCCAGTCGTATGCCTTCTTCTCCGCTCCCGGCCTCGCCTACCACTTCAATGCCTTCTTCCGTGCCCAGCACCGCCGCCAGACCAATCCGCACCATTTCATGGTCGTCTACCAACAGTACGCTAATCGGCAATTCCGTTTCCATGATCATCGTTCCTTCCGCCTTCATCATTTATAACCGGCACCGATACCTCAATTCGTGTTCCTTTCCCCGGAGCCGTTATATACTGGATAGCTCCCCCAATCTCGCTGACCCGCTCCTGCATCGTGGACAATCCATACGAAGTCTGCTTTTTCTCATCCAGCTCGAATCCAATTCCGTTATCCCTAATCGTTAACCGAACGGAATCCGGGCGTTGCACGATACGAATCTCCATACGACTTGCTTTGGCATGACGCAGCGTGTTGGACATCGCTTCCTGAACGATGCGAAACAAATGATTCTCGATGCCTTTAACCAACTGTACTCCGCTCTCCATTTCAAAATCAATCTCCATGGGGACCTTGGCCTGCAATTCCTGTATCAAATCACGCAATCCCTGTTCCAGCCGCTTGCCTTCCAGATAGACAGGTCGTAAATGAAGCAGCAACGCCCTCATTTCGGATTGCGCCACCGAGGACATTTCTTCAATCAATGCAACCTGACGCTGCGCCTTATCAAAATCCTTATCCAGCGTCCTCCCTACAGCCGTCGCCGTCATCGAAATGGCGAACAATTGCTGCGACACTGCATCATGTAGCTCCCTCGCCAATCGCTGCCTTTCCTCGACAATCGCAGTCACTCTGGCCTGCTCTGCCAGCTGTGCATTGTTGGTGGACAAGCGTTGCAAAGAAGTAACCTGCTCCTGCCATTTGCGCCCGATTCGCTCCAGTTGCTCGCCCAGCCTGCCCAACTCATCATGACCCAGTGGCGGCAGCTCCCGAGCAGGGGTTCCCTTTTCCCACATCAGCAGCGTCTCTCGCAGCTTTTCCAGCCTGCTTTTGAAGCGGTAGCTCTCATAAAAACCGTATATTGCCCCAGTG from Paenibacillus sp. FSL R10-2782 includes the following:
- a CDS encoding YwmB family TATA-box binding protein; the protein is MLKAKVIQKGIVAIAVFGTLLLLVGWRYGALQATGYDSLKPETDLRSVLAVSDQAPGTLDKLVVKWQGDWTSYGDDPAAMAARIADQLNIPAVSKVEENGHTVYRSVGRSGELKIRLNVMEQLAGQWYTVVQLESSNAGREQLIRLHELCAEQLAAVGVQAVWNTSIQHSLKSNEPVDQLMKLTETRLTGSLSMKAKERYTDATTVAVSYEAPKLPLAVQSGEHQVHMQMAVHEDEEHQDTRITIGFPLITIEY
- a CDS encoding sensor histidine kinase, whose amino-acid sequence is MNHKKTSNMVTRSMGEGILLCVVVGVVVFYMLYTYGYVKSFPTWGMILKFVGAVVMVLIGTGAIYGFYESYRFKSRLEKLRETLLMWEKGTPARELPPLGHDELGRLGEQLERIGRKWQEQVTSLQRLSTNNAQLAEQARVTAIVEERQRLARELHDAVSQQLFAISMTATAVGRTLDKDFDKAQRQVALIEEMSSVAQSEMRALLLHLRPVYLEGKRLEQGLRDLIQELQAKVPMEIDFEMESGVQLVKGIENHLFRIVQEAMSNTLRHAKASRMEIRIVQRPDSVRLTIRDNGIGFELDEKKQTSYGLSTMQERVSEIGGAIQYITAPGKGTRIEVSVPVINDEGGRNDDHGNGIAD
- the zwf gene encoding glucose-6-phosphate dehydrogenase, encoding MADITNNESVVAQGAVLFIFGATGDLARRKLFPAIYSLYREGKLGEDFAVIGVARRPRTEEEFRNDLYTSIQEFSRYKAENDQEWQAFAEHFEYKSLDINNVEGFHELRQQTEIIETKFSIPGNRLFYLALAPELFGSVSKSLKEGGMMDGKGWNRLVIEKPFGYNLESAQELNVEIREVFEEEEIYRIDHYLGKEMVQNIEVIRFANAFFEPLWNNKHISNVQITLSETVGVEERGGYYDHSGALRDMGQNHMLQMLTMIAMEPPSRLLPEDIRDEKVKVLRSLRPFESAEDVLTNVVRGQYTEGSYRGQHLPGYREEDKVDPQSSTETYFASRVFVDNFRWAGVPFYIRTGKRLPVKTTEIVVEFKSMPTNVYLGQKHKLEPNLLVIRVNPMEGIYIKINAKKPGSESDIEPLAMDFCQSCMVGINSPEAYERLLMDAIEGDSTYFTRWDEVATAWRFVDRIAKAWQQAPDTLETYAAGSWGPEGAHKLLEQDGFKWWPVSGQDEDNVIWRVGGTQ
- a CDS encoding response regulator transcription factor encodes the protein METELPISVLLVDDHEMVRIGLAAVLGTEEGIEVVGEAGSGEEGIRLATEYKPDVILMDLVMDGMDGIETTRQVTRLLPETKVIVLTSYLDDEKMYPVIEAGAFSYLLKTSRASEVADAIRAAARGQSVLESQVASKMMNRFRQPQAEAPAHAELTDREMEVLRLLAQGKSNQDIADELIIGIKTVKFHVTNLLAKLGVEDRTQAAIYAYKNGLAE